A stretch of the Chelonoidis abingdonii isolate Lonesome George chromosome 11, CheloAbing_2.0, whole genome shotgun sequence genome encodes the following:
- the MTX1 gene encoding metaxin-1, protein MHQIITHLRKQQYNADYDLSARQGADTLAFVSLLEEKLLPVLIHTFWVDTKNYVEHTRKWYAEAIPFPLNFFLPNRMHKQHLERLQLIWGESCLEDEEELEKEMYHEAQECLTLLSQRLGDQKFFFGDSPASLDAFVFSHLAPLLKAKLPNGKLQQHLKSLQNLCDFCYSILSLYYPWDGGDAPSSAPKTAASEGTESEEEPYKRHNQILSVLVGVAAMIGYAFLSGIVSIQRGPPGAAGPQPIAMEEEEEEEE, encoded by the exons CAATACAACGCTGACTACGATCTGTCTGCGAGACAAGGGGCAGATACACTAGCCTTTGTGTCTCTGCTAGAGGAGAAGCTGCTACCTGTGTTG ATTCACACGTTTTGGGTGGACACAAAGAACTATGTGGAGCACACGCGGAAATGGTATGCGGAGGCCATCCCCTTCCCGCTCAACTTCTTCCTGCCCAACCGCATGCACAAGCAGCATCTGGAGCGGCTGCAGCTGATCTGGGGGGAAAGCTGCTTGGAGGAcgaggaggagctggagaaggag ATGTACCACGAAGCCCAGGAGTGCCTGACGCTCCTGTCTCAGCGCCTCGGGGACCAGAAGTTCTTCTTTGGAGACTC CCCTGCTTCCCTGGACGCATTCGTCTTCAGTCATCTGGCGCCTCTTCTGAAAGCCAAGCTGCCCAACGGGAAACTGCAGCAGCACCTGAAGTCCCTGCAGAACCTGTGTGACTTTTGCTACTCCATCCTCAGCCTCTACTACCCCTGGGACGGAG GGGACGCCCCCTCCAGCGCCCCCAAGACAGCTGCCTCCGAAGGGACCGAGTCTGAGGAGGAGCCCTACAAACGGCACAACCAGATCTTGTCGGTGCTGGTGGGAGTGGCAGCAATGATTGGCTATGCCTTCCTCAGCGGGATCGTCTCCATCCAGCGGGGCCCTCCTGGGGCTGCCGGCCCCCAGCCAATagccatggaggaggaggaagaggaggaggagtga